TTTATCGAAACTGCGGGAGATTTCGCGTGATTTTGAAATGTGGTCGGTGAAAGATGCGCGCTTGTTTGCTTCGTCGCCTCGCGAGGGTGTACAATACATCGCAAACCCGAGCGGCGCGGCGCATGCGGCGCTGGCGTTGGAGCGTCTTCATGCAAGTATAAAGCCGGACGAGCTGAGAGCTCGCTATCTGCGCGAGCCCGGCCTCGGCCGTTCTTTATAGAGTTTGTTTTTTGTTGTAAATGGGGGAAGCTTTTTATTTTTTCTGGAGGTGAAGGTGTTGGCCAAGAAGTTCGATGTATCCATCAACAAAACTTGGTGCAAAGGATGCAGCTTGTGCGTTTCCGTTTGCCCCAAGAAGGTTCTTGCCCTGAACGACAGAGTGAAGTCCGAGGCTGTACATCCGGAAGAGTGCATCGGTTGCAGATCGTGCGAAAATATCTGCCCCGATCTTGCGATCACCGTGCGAGAGGATGGGACGAAATAATGGCTGAGATCAAATTCTGGCAGGGCAACGAGGCCGTCGCGTTCGGCGCGCTGGCGGCGGGATGCAAATTCTACGCGGGGTATCCGATTACCCCCTCGACGGAAGTCATGGAGACGATGGCGGTCGAACTGCCCAAAGTCGGCGGCGTCTTCCAGCAGATGGAAGACGAGCTTGGCGCCTGCGGTTGCGCTATCGGCGCTTCCATTGCCGGCGTCAAGTCGATGACGGCCAGTTCCGGCCCGGGCTTCACGCTGAAACAGGAAAACTTGGGCCTGGCGTATGAAGCCGAAATTCCCTTGGTTGTCGTCGACGTCATGCGCGGCGGCCCTTCCACGGGACTTCCCACGCAGGGCGCCCAGCAGGACGTCATGCAGGCCCGCTGGGGTACGCATGGCGATCACGGCACGATCGCCCTGGCGCCCGCTTCGGTGGAAGAGTGCTATACGTTGACGGTCGAGGCGTTCAACCTGGCGGAGCGTTTTCGCCAGCCCGTTCTTATCATGAGCGACGCCGAGATCGGCCACATGAGGGAAAAGTTCGTCGTGCCCGATCCCGAGAGTCTGAAGGTCGTCGACCGTAAGAGGCCTTCCGTCGATGCGGAGCACTTCGTGCCCTATCAGGCCGATCCCGAAGACGACGTTCCGCCCATGGCCGGCTTTGGCGACGGGTACCGCTGGCATGTGACGGGGCTGACCCATAACGACTGGGGATTCCCCACGACCGATCCCGGCGATATCGACAAGAAGATGCGCCGTTTGATGCGCAAAGTCGACCGTTTCCGCGACGACATCGTCAAATTCGATACCGTCGAAGTGGAAGATGCCGAGATCCTGGTGGTGTCCTACGGCAGCGTTTCCCGTTCCAGCGTCCGCGCCGTGCGCGACGCGCGCGCCCAGGGCGTCAAGGTGGGGCATTTCCGCCCCATCACGCTGTGGCCTTTCGCCGATAAGGAACTGGAGCGCCTGGCCCGCCGCGTCAAGACCATTATCGTGCCCGAACTGAACTGCGGTCAGATGGTTCTTGAAGTCGAGCGCGCCGTTCACGGCAAGGCCCGCGTCGTGCCGCTGAACCGTGTGGACGGCGAGCTCTTCCAGCCCACCGAAATTTTCAACAAGATTGTCGAGGAGGCCAAGTAAGATGCCCAGCAAAGAAGTCTTCGAATGGATGCGCCCTCGCTTTTTCCCTCATATGTGGTGTCCCGGCTGCGGCCACGGAATCATTCTCAACGCGCTCCTGCGGGCCGTCGTCGATCTGAAGCTTGATCCAACCCAGACCGTTTTCGCGTCCGGCATCGGCTGCTCCAGCCGCCTTCCCGGCTACGTCAACGCCTGCACGCTGCACACCACTCACGGTCGTTCGCTGGCCTACGCCACCGGCATCAAGATGGCCAAGCCGCAGCTCACCGTGATCGACGTCATGGGCGACGGCGACTGCAGCGCCATCGGCGGAAACCATTTTATCCACGCCTGCCGCCGCAACATCGACATCACCGCCATCGTCATGAACAACAATATCTACGGCATGACCGGCGGCCAGATGTCGCCGACGACGCCGGTCGGCGCCATCGCCAAGACGGCCCCTTACGGCGTCACCGATCCTTCTTTCGACATCTGCAAGCTGGCGGCCGGCGCCGGCGCCACGTTCGTGGCCCGCACCTGCGTGGCCAATCCGCGCGACGTCGAAAAGACGATCACGCTGGCCGTGAAACATCACGGTTTCTCCGTGGTCGAAGTGGCCGGTTTCTGCCATACCCAGTACGGCCGCTACAACAAACTGAAAACTCCCATCGTCAACATGGAGTACCTTAAGCAGCACCTCGTGTCCGCCAAGAAGGCCGCCGAGATGCCGCCCGAAGAACTCCAGGGCAAGATCGTGACGGGCGTGTTCGTCGACACCGAGCGCGCCGAGTACACCGATCAGTACAAGGCTCTTCTTGAGCGCGTTATGGCTAAGTAGGAGGCGCTTCCATGTCCAAACGTTTCGAAATTTGTCTGGCCGGTTCCGGCGGCCAGGGCGTCATCACCGCGGCCATCATGGCCGGCGAAGCCGCTTCCATTTTCTGCGACGGCCTTTACGCCGTGCAGACGCAGAGCTACGGCCCTGCGGCCCGCGGCGGCTCGGCGAAGGCCGAGGTCGTGATCTCCGACGAACCCATCGATTACCCCAAGCCCATCAATCCCGATCTGATGATCTGTCTGACCGGCGGCGCCGCCGACAAGTACGCCGGCGACGTGAAGCACGGCGGCCGTTTGATCCTCGACAGCTTTGCCGTCGAGGAGGTGCCGGTGGTGGACGCGAACATCTATCAGCTTCCCATCATCCAGACGGCCCGCGACAAGATCGGCCGCGAGATCGTCACCAACATGGTCGCTCTCGGCATGGTCGCCCGCGTGCTTGAGCTCGAGGGCATGATGAAGCCCGAAGCCGTCCGCAAGGCCATGCTCGACCGCGTCCCCAGGGGCACGGAGGAATTGAATTGCAAGGCCTTCGACGAAGGCTACAGCATGTTCAAGGACGCTCCCGCCCATATGCAGTAAGTTCTGGTGCAGAAATAGGAAATCCTCCGCTCTGTTTGGACTGTTCCCCAGTAAATAGACAAAGAAAAAAGCACCTGTCGTAGAGAAGCTTCGAATTACTTGGCTTTGCTCCGAATTTCAAATGGAGTAAGGCCATTTTTCATGTTGATCCGTTCGTAGTTGTAGAACTGTACGTACTCCCAAATGACGTTCTCCAGTTGAGCCGGTGGCAATTTGCACTTGAGATGAGAAATTATTTGCACGAAGTGAGCAATAAATGTAAAGGGACCGCCGGCAAAATTTCCTTACCGGCGGTCCCTTTATTTATTACTTTGGGGAATGGTTTCGAGCTTCAGCGTGGTCGTGAAACCCGAGCTGGGTGAAATACTATGGATGCAGTTTGTTATCATGTAGTCGCCGTTGAGCTGACTCGGCGAGAAGTCCGCGAGGGTGAGGATCGTCCCGGCGAAGAGGTCTTCGCGCCCCATCAGCGTGACCGTGCCTTCGATCTGCCCGCGCTGCAGCTCCGTCAGCTTGTTCCGGGCGGCGGTCCGGGCTTCGGCCGTCGATTGGAAAGTCTTGCGGATCGTGTAGACGGGCGTTCCGCCGCCCGCGGTCACCGTCTGTTCCCGCGCCAGTTCCGCGTCCCACCAGCGGGCCGTGACGGAGCCGTAGCGGCCGCGGTCGGCGAAGGTGAAAGACCCCGACGAGACTTCCGCCGCCGAGAGCGTCGCCGCGCCGCGCAGATCCGCCTCCGGCGCGGAGATGACGAACGTCCGGTCCTTGACGCTGAAGCGCAGCCCCGCTTCGGCGCACAGACGCCGCAGCAGGTGAAGATTGCTCTCGTTGCTCTGCGCGACCGACCGGTAGACGAGCGACACGCCGACGGTTTTGCTGGCGCAGCCCTCTTCCGCCGCGATCCTGGCCGCGATGTCCGACAGCGAGACATCCTCCCACTGCCGGTTGCGTTTTACCTTGCCCGCGCCCTTGCAGAAGTCGGCCGACTTGGCCGTGACCGACATCGAGGCCGGAGCCCCGCCGCCCGCCAGTTTGACCGAGATCTCGTCGACGACGAAACGGTCGAGGAAGCGCAGCCCCGTCTCCTTCCAGCCGATCCACGCCGCCACGGGATCGCCCCGGCAGGGCACCGCGAAAGCCGGCGCGTTGAACAGCGTGAAGGAAACGCTGTCGGCGTCGTCCTTCTCGTGATCGTTGTAAACGAATGAAAGCGCGTTCGCCGAGAGCTTCTCGGTGATGTCCAGCGCCCCCGCTTCCAACCGCAGCGCCGGGTGAGAGCGCGCTACCACAGCGACCGCTCCGGCGGCTCGGCCGCCGCCTCCGGCAGCGAGATCAAAAGCCCCGCGGGCAGCTCATCGTACAGAGCGCCCCCTGGATTGGCCTCGAGCGCCCGCTCGACCACCCGCCCCGCCAGAGTACCGTAGCGCTTCCAGCAGAGCAGATCGAGGCGGTCGCCCTCAGCGGCGCGGATTGTAACCGACGTATCCTGTGCCATAGCGTTCCAGCTCCATCGTAAAGTCCTGCTTGCGCGGCGTGCCGTCGTCGAACAGCAGCGACCGCGTCTCGTTGACGCTCTTGACCACCCACAGCCCCAGATACCGCCCGCGCCCGTCCACCATCGGCAGCGGCGTCATGGCCGACGCCATCAGGCGCAGATGGGCTAGGCTGCCGTCCCCTCGGAAGGTCGGATAGACCGTCCCCGAGAGCGAGACGCGCCGCTCCTCGAGCCCCGTCGCCTGATACCCCGGCGAGTTGGCGAAGCGGGGCGCCGAGGCCCACGGGTAGGAGGCGGAAAGCTGCAGCGTCTGATAGGCCGCCGTGTCGATGGAAAAGATGAAACTACCCAAAGCAAGGATCATCGGCAAAACCTCCGCGCGCGAGGCGCGCCATCTCGTCGCGGATCGCGGCCGTCAGGCGCGAAATGGCGAAATCGTCGGCCGGCGCCTGCGAATGGATCTCGATCCTGAACGTGTTGTGCTGCACGACCGTCCGGCCGCCCGAAGCGGCGCCGCCCCGCGAAACCGGAACCGCCTCCGGCTCGCGCGCCGGCAGCATGCCCAGCTTGACGCCCGCCTGCGTCCACAGGTCGACGCCGCGGGCGCAGTGCTTGGACGAAAGGGGGATCGCCGCTTCCTCGCCGTCCTCGGCAAAGAGCGCCAGATGCGGCGTGTCGAAGAT
The nucleotide sequence above comes from Pyramidobacter porci. Encoded proteins:
- a CDS encoding tail protein X, coding for MAQDTSVTIRAAEGDRLDLLCWKRYGTLAGRVVERALEANPGGALYDELPAGLLISLPEAAAEPPERSLW
- a CDS encoding 4Fe-4S binding protein, which encodes MAKKFDVSINKTWCKGCSLCVSVCPKKVLALNDRVKSEAVHPEECIGCRSCENICPDLAITVREDGTK
- a CDS encoding 2-oxoacid:acceptor oxidoreductase family protein, with protein sequence MSKRFEICLAGSGGQGVITAAIMAGEAASIFCDGLYAVQTQSYGPAARGGSAKAEVVISDEPIDYPKPINPDLMICLTGGAADKYAGDVKHGGRLILDSFAVEEVPVVDANIYQLPIIQTARDKIGREIVTNMVALGMVARVLELEGMMKPEAVRKAMLDRVPRGTEELNCKAFDEGYSMFKDAPAHMQ
- a CDS encoding 2-oxoacid:ferredoxin oxidoreductase subunit beta; translated protein: MPSKEVFEWMRPRFFPHMWCPGCGHGIILNALLRAVVDLKLDPTQTVFASGIGCSSRLPGYVNACTLHTTHGRSLAYATGIKMAKPQLTVIDVMGDGDCSAIGGNHFIHACRRNIDITAIVMNNNIYGMTGGQMSPTTPVGAIAKTAPYGVTDPSFDICKLAAGAGATFVARTCVANPRDVEKTITLAVKHHGFSVVEVAGFCHTQYGRYNKLKTPIVNMEYLKQHLVSAKKAAEMPPEELQGKIVTGVFVDTERAEYTDQYKALLERVMAK
- a CDS encoding IS3 family transposase, which gives rise to MQIISHLKCKLPPAQLENVIWEYVQFYNYERINMKNGLTPFEIRSKAK
- a CDS encoding phage tail protein, which translates into the protein MILALGSFIFSIDTAAYQTLQLSASYPWASAPRFANSPGYQATGLEERRVSLSGTVYPTFRGDGSLAHLRLMASAMTPLPMVDGRGRYLGLWVVKSVNETRSLLFDDGTPRKQDFTMELERYGTGYVGYNPRR
- a CDS encoding phage late control D family protein — encoded protein: MVARSHPALRLEAGALDITEKLSANALSFVYNDHEKDDADSVSFTLFNAPAFAVPCRGDPVAAWIGWKETGLRFLDRFVVDEISVKLAGGGAPASMSVTAKSADFCKGAGKVKRNRQWEDVSLSDIAARIAAEEGCASKTVGVSLVYRSVAQSNESNLHLLRRLCAEAGLRFSVKDRTFVISAPEADLRGAATLSAAEVSSGSFTFADRGRYGSVTARWWDAELAREQTVTAGGGTPVYTIRKTFQSTAEARTAARNKLTELQRGQIEGTVTLMGREDLFAGTILTLADFSPSQLNGDYMITNCIHSISPSSGFTTTLKLETIPQSNK
- a CDS encoding 2-oxoacid:acceptor oxidoreductase subunit alpha; its protein translation is MAEIKFWQGNEAVAFGALAAGCKFYAGYPITPSTEVMETMAVELPKVGGVFQQMEDELGACGCAIGASIAGVKSMTASSGPGFTLKQENLGLAYEAEIPLVVVDVMRGGPSTGLPTQGAQQDVMQARWGTHGDHGTIALAPASVEECYTLTVEAFNLAERFRQPVLIMSDAEIGHMREKFVVPDPESLKVVDRKRPSVDAEHFVPYQADPEDDVPPMAGFGDGYRWHVTGLTHNDWGFPTTDPGDIDKKMRRLMRKVDRFRDDIVKFDTVEVEDAEILVVSYGSVSRSSVRAVRDARAQGVKVGHFRPITLWPFADKELERLARRVKTIIVPELNCGQMVLEVERAVHGKARVVPLNRVDGELFQPTEIFNKIVEEAK